One Fibrobacter sp. UWH4 genomic region harbors:
- a CDS encoding ATP-binding protein produces the protein MGDIKVFISSVQREFACERRLLCDYIRTDSLLGRFFVPFIFEDMPASEVSAQKAYLAQAAESHIYLGIFGTQYGYEDSEGVSPTEREYDTAKAHFVHRLVYTLRTESKREPKEQVFVKKVEQELVRRSFTTYEELRTAVYNSLIDYLEQKEFIRKAPFDAAAHPVATYDDIDPERVRTFINRAKEKRNFPLTFADGMEKIFSGIHVLTDDGRLTNSALLLFAKDPQRFFRTSEVRCAQFYGTKVEKPIRNYQVFAGSLFEMIDKAVGFVMSRIDARVGTRDHSADAPVDYELPESAVAEAIANAVAHRDYTSNASVQVMLFRDRVEIWNPGRLPDGFTVQKLREMHSSEPTNPVIAHPLFLAGYIEHLGTGTTDLIAACEQYGLQTPEFYQAEDFRTVIYRKTKVSDPDEKVTNSSEKVTNLDKKVTNLGGEVTKHGGKGDKMRLTAKQQKVLEFCNEMPRTAQEILDMLGVKNQTKTRQQYTTKLVMMGMLRPTTTASHDPNRKYITSHGERDD, from the coding sequence ATGGGTGATATAAAAGTATTCATCAGCAGTGTTCAGCGAGAGTTTGCTTGCGAACGACGACTCTTGTGCGATTATATCCGGACGGATTCCCTGCTCGGTCGATTCTTTGTGCCGTTTATTTTTGAGGATATGCCTGCATCCGAGGTTTCTGCACAAAAGGCGTATCTTGCTCAAGCTGCCGAAAGCCATATTTATTTGGGTATTTTCGGCACGCAATACGGCTACGAGGACTCTGAGGGCGTTTCACCCACGGAACGTGAATACGATACAGCAAAGGCTCATTTTGTACATCGGTTGGTGTACACGTTGCGAACTGAATCCAAGCGAGAGCCAAAGGAACAAGTTTTTGTAAAGAAGGTCGAGCAGGAACTTGTTCGTCGCAGCTTTACCACCTACGAAGAACTGCGCACTGCTGTTTACAACTCCCTCATTGATTATCTGGAACAAAAGGAATTCATTCGTAAGGCTCCCTTTGATGCTGCGGCTCATCCGGTTGCAACTTACGATGATATTGACCCTGAGCGGGTGCGGACATTCATCAACAGGGCAAAGGAAAAACGCAATTTCCCGCTGACATTTGCCGATGGTATGGAAAAGATTTTTTCGGGCATACATGTATTGACGGATGACGGTCGCTTGACAAATTCAGCTCTACTCCTTTTTGCCAAGGATCCGCAACGGTTCTTCCGCACATCGGAGGTTCGCTGCGCTCAGTTCTATGGCACAAAAGTGGAAAAACCCATCCGCAATTATCAAGTGTTCGCTGGTTCGCTCTTTGAGATGATAGATAAGGCCGTTGGTTTCGTAATGTCGCGTATAGACGCTCGCGTGGGTACTCGCGACCATTCGGCGGATGCTCCTGTGGATTACGAATTGCCGGAAAGTGCCGTGGCAGAAGCTATTGCCAATGCCGTTGCGCATCGTGACTATACCAGCAATGCCAGCGTGCAGGTGATGCTTTTTCGTGATCGTGTCGAGATTTGGAACCCTGGACGGCTTCCCGATGGTTTTACTGTACAGAAACTGCGTGAAATGCATTCGTCTGAGCCCACAAATCCCGTCATTGCGCACCCGTTGTTCCTTGCCGGCTATATTGAGCATTTGGGAACAGGAACGACCGATTTGATAGCGGCCTGTGAACAATATGGTCTCCAGACACCGGAATTTTACCAGGCAGAAGACTTCCGCACGGTCATATATCGTAAGACAAAGGTGTCAGACCCCGATGAAAAAGTAACCAACTCCAGCGAAAAGGTAACCAACCTTGACAAAAAAGTAACCAACTTAGGCGGGGAAGTAACCAAGCATGGTGGAAAAGGTGATAAAATGCGTCTTACTGCCAAGCAGCAAAAGGTACTGGAATTTTGCAATGAAATGCCCCGAACGGCACAAGAAATTTTGGACATGTTAGGCGTGAAAAATCAAACAAAGACCCGTCAGCAATATACTACCAAATTGGTTATGATGGGTATGCTTCGCCCGACTACCACGGCTTCCCATGATCCAAACCGCAAATACATCACGTCGCATGGCGAACGGGATGATTAA
- a CDS encoding flavodoxin → MFRNFKWVLATASAISLSVMFAACNEQESKTEMKKDVAEVATPAPTPAPTKSVVVYYSQNGATKKLAEIFQKAKNAEAVELKLVKPYPSTYDSTVAAVGAERESKLWPALENAKVDLAKYDTVYLGYPIMFGSFAPPIYTFLDSNDLSGKVVVPFCTYGSGGRKASAAELKTLEPNANVTLAYGISNKRITAENGAEVAAGEVEAFFGNLEAGKTDEMLLGGYSEQRPLTAEDSAVFAEATKDYAYLSLKPLSVATQIVAGTNYLFVCEMKAFGGPATQTYVKIFKPLPGRGAAELIVVEK, encoded by the coding sequence ATGTTCCGTAATTTTAAATGGGTTCTTGCTACGGCCTCGGCTATTAGCCTGTCTGTGATGTTTGCTGCGTGCAACGAGCAGGAGTCTAAAACCGAGATGAAAAAGGATGTCGCTGAGGTGGCGACGCCTGCACCTACGCCGGCTCCCACGAAGTCAGTGGTGGTGTACTATTCGCAGAATGGAGCAACCAAGAAACTCGCCGAAATTTTCCAGAAGGCGAAGAACGCCGAAGCGGTGGAACTTAAACTTGTAAAACCGTACCCCTCGACTTACGACAGCACTGTTGCCGCGGTTGGTGCCGAACGTGAAAGCAAGCTGTGGCCTGCTCTTGAAAATGCGAAGGTGGATCTCGCCAAGTACGATACGGTGTACTTGGGGTATCCGATCATGTTCGGGAGTTTCGCTCCGCCGATTTACACCTTCCTCGATTCAAACGACTTGAGTGGCAAGGTTGTGGTGCCGTTCTGCACGTACGGTAGCGGAGGCCGCAAGGCGAGCGCTGCAGAACTCAAGACTCTTGAACCGAATGCGAACGTGACGCTAGCTTATGGAATTTCGAACAAGCGAATCACGGCGGAAAATGGCGCCGAAGTGGCCGCGGGTGAAGTCGAGGCCTTCTTTGGGAATCTGGAAGCCGGTAAGACTGACGAAATGCTTCTGGGCGGCTACTCGGAACAGCGCCCGCTTACTGCGGAAGATTCTGCGGTCTTTGCCGAGGCGACCAAGGATTACGCCTACTTGAGCCTCAAGCCGCTGAGTGTCGCGACGCAGATTGTGGCCGGCACGAATTACTTGTTCGTTTGCGAAATGAAGGCCTTCGGTGGGCCAGCCACTCAGACATACGTGAAAATATTTAAGCCGCTCCCGGGTCGCGGTGCGGCTGAACTGATTGTCGTTGAAAAGTAG
- the metH gene encoding methionine synthase, with protein MDKKMTLREAFESKMMLLDGGMGSVIQTYGIKGANNDMLSIEKPDIILDIQRRYVDAGVDCLTTNTFSSQRVSQHEYHQEHRIAEMNRAAVKIAKQAAAEAMEKYGRQVYILGDVGPTSKMLSMSEDVNDPASRSITFDELEDAYLEQIQVLVEEGVDAILIETIFDTLNAKAAASAFTKVMEKRAAAKVPELAEGSAVADLKPVEVMFSMTVSDASGRTLSGQTVEAFAVSVMHMHPLSIGLNCGLGADGMVPYLRRMGKVAPCYISCHPNAGLPNQFGGYDDTPEDMVRLMGVYLDDKLVNMIGGCCGTTPEHIAAMRKMLDALPADYERRKPAPKYATSPLLRLAGLEPLFKEQVRPSNGADSCNAEDFVKVGERCNVAGSKKFLRLINEKNYEEALDIARKQVEDGADVIDVNMDDGLLDATAEMQTFLNLLASDPAISRVPIMVDSSRFEVIEAGLKCAQGKCIVNSISLKMGEQAFIDHARTIKRLGGAVIVMLFDEEGQATNYERRVQIAARAYDIMVKKLGFDPSDIIYDPNVLTVATGMAEHNAYAIDFIRAVRWIMDNLPGVRISGGLSNLSFAFRGNNYLREAMHTTFLHYAIPNGMGMAIMNPSAIIEYKTIPLELRMAITEVIYNTEPDASEALIEIASRMTAAAAAAKEAGTKYDPKAIFAMSTGASSSDDNASAAAEAKPTTPEERLQEALLKGTSTTLQPDLMELINRGDSPVGIISGPLMDGMNEVGRRFGEGKMFLPQVVKTARTMKKAVEILQPYIEAGKDANASNRGKIVIATVKGDVHDIGKNIVSVIMACNGYEMVDLGVMVPEDVIVKAVIENKADILSLSGLITPSLEEMCTVAKAMQDAGQRIPIIVGGATTSPTHTAVKIAPCYDGPVFHVRDAASNPGLVQKLLDPATSEATIQENRAEQQRIRDKQNGIQTEAASAKTTVERRFQYDWSKYQPVQPPFMGESKLPPIPIEKIIPLISWEYFFFTWKIKPDEEEAKKLKADAEALIKSLTKPEYALRAVQAFYPAAGTENSIRFNTGRTGTDSDLVEVATARQQNPEGTCLALCDYVAPANANTASIFAAPAGKDVFRDIVGAFAVTVSDAFVKRLEKLKAEQGGSDYDVLLMQTVADRLAEAGAEYLSQELARTNSWKGIRPAVGYPVLPNIKEIFNVAKLIDFESVGISLTENGAMYPQASVSGLYISHPEIDYFHVKA; from the coding sequence ATGGACAAGAAAATGACTCTACGCGAAGCTTTTGAAAGCAAGATGATGCTGCTCGACGGCGGCATGGGTTCTGTCATTCAGACTTACGGAATCAAGGGCGCGAACAACGACATGCTCTCTATCGAAAAGCCGGATATCATTCTTGATATCCAGCGTCGATACGTGGATGCGGGCGTAGATTGCCTCACCACGAATACCTTCTCGAGCCAGCGCGTAAGCCAGCACGAATACCACCAGGAACACCGCATTGCCGAAATGAACCGCGCCGCGGTGAAGATTGCGAAGCAGGCGGCGGCAGAGGCCATGGAAAAGTACGGCCGCCAGGTGTACATCCTGGGTGACGTGGGCCCCACGAGCAAAATGCTTTCGATGAGCGAAGACGTGAACGATCCCGCGAGCCGTAGCATTACTTTCGACGAACTGGAAGACGCCTACCTGGAACAGATCCAGGTGCTGGTGGAAGAAGGCGTCGATGCGATTCTGATTGAAACGATTTTTGATACGCTGAACGCAAAAGCCGCCGCAAGCGCATTTACCAAAGTGATGGAAAAACGCGCTGCAGCCAAGGTCCCTGAGCTTGCCGAAGGGTCCGCGGTTGCCGACCTCAAGCCGGTTGAAGTCATGTTTTCGATGACGGTGAGCGACGCCTCGGGCCGTACACTTTCGGGCCAGACGGTAGAAGCGTTCGCCGTGAGCGTGATGCACATGCATCCGCTTTCGATTGGCCTGAACTGCGGTCTCGGTGCCGACGGCATGGTGCCGTACCTGCGCCGCATGGGCAAGGTCGCGCCCTGCTACATTAGCTGTCACCCGAATGCGGGGCTCCCGAACCAGTTCGGCGGTTACGACGATACGCCCGAAGACATGGTGCGCCTGATGGGCGTTTACCTGGATGACAAACTAGTGAACATGATTGGCGGTTGCTGCGGTACCACACCGGAACACATCGCCGCCATGCGCAAGATGCTTGACGCCCTGCCGGCCGATTACGAACGCCGTAAGCCAGCACCCAAGTATGCGACGAGCCCGCTGCTCCGCCTCGCCGGTTTGGAACCGCTGTTCAAGGAACAGGTGCGCCCGAGCAACGGCGCCGACAGCTGCAACGCCGAAGATTTTGTGAAGGTGGGCGAACGCTGCAACGTGGCGGGCTCCAAGAAGTTCCTGCGACTCATCAACGAAAAAAATTACGAAGAAGCTCTCGACATCGCTCGTAAGCAAGTCGAAGACGGCGCCGACGTGATCGACGTGAACATGGACGACGGTCTCTTGGATGCTACCGCTGAAATGCAGACCTTCTTGAACTTGCTCGCTTCGGACCCCGCCATCAGCCGCGTGCCCATCATGGTGGACTCTTCCCGGTTCGAAGTCATCGAAGCGGGCCTCAAGTGCGCCCAGGGCAAGTGCATCGTGAACTCTATCTCACTCAAGATGGGTGAACAAGCTTTCATCGATCACGCGCGCACCATCAAGCGACTCGGCGGTGCGGTCATCGTGATGCTCTTTGACGAAGAAGGCCAGGCCACCAACTACGAGCGCCGCGTACAAATTGCCGCCCGCGCTTACGACATCATGGTCAAAAAGCTCGGCTTCGATCCTTCTGACATCATTTACGATCCGAACGTTTTGACTGTCGCTACGGGCATGGCGGAACACAACGCTTACGCCATTGACTTTATCCGTGCGGTCCGCTGGATTATGGACAACTTGCCCGGCGTGCGCATCTCGGGCGGTCTTTCGAACCTTTCCTTCGCCTTCCGCGGCAATAACTACCTGCGCGAAGCGATGCATACCACCTTCCTGCATTACGCGATTCCGAACGGCATGGGCATGGCCATCATGAACCCGAGCGCGATTATCGAATACAAGACGATTCCGCTGGAACTCCGCATGGCCATTACCGAAGTCATCTACAACACGGAACCGGATGCGAGCGAAGCGCTCATTGAAATTGCAAGCCGCATGACCGCGGCCGCCGCTGCCGCCAAGGAAGCAGGCACCAAATACGACCCGAAGGCAATTTTCGCCATGAGCACAGGCGCGAGCTCTTCTGACGACAACGCCAGCGCTGCCGCCGAAGCCAAGCCCACCACCCCCGAAGAACGCCTGCAAGAAGCCTTACTCAAGGGAACTTCTACAACGCTTCAGCCCGACCTGATGGAACTCATCAACCGTGGCGATAGCCCGGTGGGAATCATCTCTGGCCCGCTCATGGACGGCATGAACGAAGTGGGCCGTCGCTTCGGCGAAGGCAAGATGTTCTTGCCGCAGGTGGTAAAAACCGCACGCACCATGAAGAAGGCGGTGGAAATTTTGCAGCCCTACATCGAGGCGGGCAAGGACGCCAATGCTTCTAACCGCGGAAAAATCGTGATTGCGACCGTGAAGGGCGACGTGCACGATATCGGCAAGAACATCGTCTCCGTGATTATGGCCTGTAACGGCTACGAGATGGTGGACCTCGGCGTGATGGTTCCCGAAGACGTCATCGTGAAAGCGGTCATCGAGAACAAGGCCGATATATTGAGCCTCTCCGGGCTGATTACGCCCTCGCTCGAAGAAATGTGCACTGTGGCGAAGGCCATGCAAGATGCAGGCCAGCGCATCCCGATTATCGTCGGCGGTGCCACCACCTCGCCCACGCACACGGCCGTAAAGATTGCTCCGTGCTACGACGGCCCCGTATTCCACGTGCGCGATGCCGCCAGCAACCCGGGCCTCGTGCAAAAGCTCTTGGACCCCGCGACAAGCGAAGCTACGATTCAAGAAAACCGGGCCGAGCAGCAGCGCATTCGCGACAAACAGAACGGCATCCAGACCGAAGCCGCAAGCGCCAAAACGACCGTCGAACGCCGTTTCCAGTACGACTGGAGCAAATACCAGCCGGTACAGCCGCCGTTCATGGGCGAAAGCAAGCTCCCGCCGATTCCTATCGAAAAGATTATCCCGCTCATCAGCTGGGAATACTTCTTCTTCACTTGGAAAATCAAGCCAGACGAAGAAGAGGCGAAAAAACTTAAGGCCGACGCCGAAGCGCTCATCAAGTCGCTCACAAAGCCCGAATACGCACTCCGTGCCGTGCAGGCGTTCTACCCTGCCGCCGGTACGGAAAATTCCATCAGGTTCAACACGGGCCGTACCGGCACCGACTCCGACCTTGTCGAAGTCGCCACAGCACGCCAGCAGAACCCCGAAGGCACCTGTCTCGCCCTCTGCGACTACGTAGCCCCTGCCAACGCGAACACCGCAAGCATCTTCGCTGCTCCCGCCGGTAAAGATGTTTTCCGCGACATCGTAGGTGCCTTCGCCGTCACCGTGAGCGACGCCTTCGTGAAGCGTCTCGAAAAGCTCAAAGCCGAACAGGGCGGCAGCGACTACGACGTTCTCCTGATGCAGACTGTCGCCGACCGCCTCGCCGAAGCAGGCGCCGAATACCTAAGCCAGGAACTCGCGCGCACCAACAGCTGGAAGGGCATCCGCCCGGCCGTCGGATACCCCGTGCTACCGAACATCAAGGAAATCTTCAACGTCGCGAAACTCATCGACTTCGAAAGTGTCGGAATATCGCTCACCGAGAACGGCGCCATGTACCCGCAAGCCTCCGTAAGCGGCCTCTACATCAGCCACCCCGAAATCGACTACTTCCACGTGAAGGCGTAA
- a CDS encoding GTP-binding protein, protein MKKNKKPVILITGYLGSGKTTLLNNILKQEKRKVALIVNDMGSINVDAEILKKNGSNVAECPMFELQNGCICCTLRDEFIEQVEKISKLDSIEVVFVEASGISDPGAVSASFLAYEEDNPDTNVYLTSIVTVVDADRIYREFLSDLKHKKEQRDHLADQYDLSQEEISTLIVDQIEFCNFIVLNKCDLLSEDQLKEVESIVRDFQPRAPIIHSVNGDIDIEKILTTKPFNYGQIESSSAIQKATASLLQSGRRRDSCVDEYGISSFVFETRQPFNRTRFMDFVNNRYPAELIRSKGYIWFSDASRDVQLFEQAGRNSSVMPVSFWIDALREDQKQAYLADNPEVRENWDSRYGDRENQVVFIGKGYNKESIRTELEKCLD, encoded by the coding sequence ATGAAAAAGAACAAGAAACCCGTCATCCTCATTACCGGATATTTGGGCTCCGGCAAAACAACCCTCTTGAACAATATTCTTAAGCAGGAGAAGCGGAAAGTCGCCCTTATCGTCAACGACATGGGAAGCATCAACGTCGATGCCGAAATTCTGAAAAAGAACGGCTCGAACGTGGCCGAATGCCCGATGTTCGAACTGCAAAACGGTTGCATCTGCTGCACGCTGCGCGACGAATTCATCGAGCAAGTCGAAAAGATTTCCAAACTGGATTCCATCGAAGTCGTATTCGTCGAAGCCTCCGGCATCAGCGACCCCGGCGCCGTGAGCGCAAGCTTCTTGGCCTACGAAGAAGACAATCCCGACACCAACGTTTACCTGACCTCCATCGTGACCGTCGTCGATGCCGACCGCATCTACCGCGAATTCCTCAGCGACCTGAAACACAAAAAAGAACAGCGGGACCACTTAGCCGATCAGTACGATCTTTCGCAAGAAGAAATTTCCACCCTGATTGTAGACCAGATTGAATTCTGCAACTTTATCGTCTTGAACAAGTGCGACTTGCTCAGCGAAGACCAACTCAAGGAAGTCGAATCCATCGTACGCGATTTCCAGCCCCGCGCACCAATTATCCATTCGGTAAACGGCGACATCGACATCGAAAAAATCCTTACGACAAAACCTTTCAACTACGGTCAAATCGAATCGTCCTCGGCCATTCAAAAAGCCACCGCAAGCCTGTTGCAGTCAGGACGCCGTCGCGACAGCTGCGTAGACGAATACGGAATTTCGTCCTTCGTTTTCGAGACAAGGCAACCGTTCAACAGGACCCGCTTCATGGATTTCGTCAACAACCGCTACCCTGCCGAACTCATCCGCTCCAAGGGCTACATCTGGTTCTCGGACGCCAGCAGGGACGTTCAACTGTTCGAACAGGCCGGCCGGAATTCCTCGGTCATGCCAGTATCTTTTTGGATAGACGCCCTGCGCGAAGACCAGAAGCAAGCCTACCTCGCCGACAATCCCGAAGTCCGGGAAAACTGGGATTCCCGCTACGGCGACCGCGAAAACCAAGTCGTCTTTATCGGCAAGGGCTACAACAAGGAATCCATCCGAACGGAACTCGAAAAATGCCTTGACTAA
- a CDS encoding TonB-dependent receptor — translation MKTKIMITTMNTTIMNTSTNMKISLIRAAMGSLLLGGFLHSSFAQITEQDSAQDFVQDLGSSVVQAESPAHAILEGLREDDDLKGDKLERAISTTIAETIKNEPDVAIRSMGPAAARPVIKGLSGSHVELTEDGAFCGDMSATSPDHAVASEVLTAHRLRVLRGPHILAHSFSAAGGVVLVERKDIPFDDSSSDGAPFHGYVTGYSESAQPGYATAVGANASTAGISLKGELSARRMGDMETPDGTLKNTDIENRSGAVGAAYALGRFRFGASYRWFDSDYGIPGGFIGGHPNGVDIELWKRDLTLRGFYLPANDVRDTLDVTLRINRYHHKEFEGKKGAVGAEFAVNQENLRLEKLLASLGPLFGIRLGAELERRWIEMGGYVFTPPTRSYAGSAFAVASMSGWRGLEITVAARLGGAIFRPHESVVADKDAIEDRNFALWAFDAEFSQHVGVGKFLTLDLFRTTRAPTIEELYNQGPHLAAYTYERGNHKQDAESGYGSELEYRSYGDLFTWRAAAHATYFLNYLAPRATGDTNWSQLLPIYQVSGDEAFLFGGSASVETAAERGIHATASASYVRGMYRNANSSSHNDSKNTWSDMPQIPPLKFHGELAYLWEHVRTGAHTDMALAQHKVDKYEERTPGHITFGLSTEIHWELALARYSLVFRADNLLDADVRNHLSRLKSVMPEKGRNFSALAKIEW, via the coding sequence ATGAAGACGAAGATCATGATCACGACCATGAACACCACGATCATGAACACGAGCACGAACATGAAGATTAGCCTCATTAGGGCTGCCATGGGGAGCCTCCTTCTAGGGGGCTTCCTTCACTCTTCTTTTGCACAAATTACAGAACAGGATTCAGCCCAAGATTTTGTACAGGATTTAGGAAGTTCGGTAGTGCAGGCGGAAAGCCCCGCGCATGCGATTTTAGAAGGCCTCCGCGAAGATGACGATTTAAAAGGCGACAAACTCGAACGCGCTATCTCTACAACTATTGCTGAGACTATCAAGAACGAGCCCGATGTAGCGATCCGTTCCATGGGCCCTGCGGCCGCACGCCCCGTTATCAAAGGACTTTCGGGGAGCCATGTCGAATTGACCGAAGACGGCGCATTCTGTGGCGACATGAGCGCCACCTCGCCCGATCACGCCGTCGCATCTGAAGTCTTAACCGCACACCGGCTTCGCGTTTTGCGCGGGCCGCATATTTTGGCGCATTCATTTTCAGCCGCGGGCGGCGTAGTGCTAGTAGAACGCAAGGACATTCCCTTTGACGATTCATCTTCTGACGGAGCGCCTTTTCACGGTTATGTCACGGGGTATTCCGAAAGCGCACAGCCGGGGTACGCAACGGCCGTGGGGGCTAATGCCTCGACGGCGGGAATTTCACTTAAAGGAGAACTTTCTGCCCGCCGCATGGGCGACATGGAAACGCCCGATGGCACGCTGAAAAATACGGATATTGAAAACAGGAGCGGGGCTGTAGGCGCCGCGTACGCCTTGGGGCGTTTCCGTTTCGGAGCCTCTTACCGCTGGTTCGACAGCGACTACGGAATCCCCGGCGGATTCATTGGCGGGCACCCGAACGGCGTCGACATTGAATTATGGAAACGCGACTTGACACTGCGCGGCTTTTACTTGCCGGCCAATGACGTCCGCGACACGCTGGATGTCACGCTTCGAATCAACCGTTATCATCACAAAGAATTTGAAGGAAAGAAGGGGGCGGTGGGGGCCGAGTTTGCTGTCAATCAGGAGAACTTGCGCTTAGAAAAACTCCTGGCAAGTCTCGGTCCCCTTTTCGGAATTCGCCTGGGCGCAGAATTGGAACGCCGCTGGATCGAAATGGGCGGTTACGTATTCACGCCACCGACTCGGTCGTATGCAGGTTCCGCTTTTGCCGTCGCCAGCATGAGTGGGTGGCGTGGGCTCGAAATTACGGTAGCTGCGCGACTCGGCGGAGCGATCTTTCGCCCGCATGAAAGCGTCGTCGCCGACAAAGACGCCATCGAAGACCGCAACTTTGCATTATGGGCGTTTGACGCAGAATTCTCGCAGCACGTCGGTGTGGGCAAATTCTTGACGCTGGATTTATTCAGGACCACACGGGCGCCCACCATCGAAGAGTTATACAATCAGGGGCCGCATCTCGCCGCTTACACCTACGAGCGTGGCAACCACAAGCAGGACGCCGAAAGCGGCTACGGCAGCGAACTGGAATACCGCTCTTACGGCGATTTATTCACCTGGCGCGCGGCCGCTCACGCTACCTATTTTTTGAACTATCTCGCGCCCCGCGCTACAGGAGACACCAACTGGTCGCAGCTACTCCCCATCTATCAAGTCAGCGGCGACGAGGCATTCCTTTTTGGCGGCAGCGCCTCCGTCGAAACCGCGGCAGAACGCGGCATACACGCGACAGCCTCCGCAAGCTACGTGCGCGGCATGTACCGCAACGCAAATAGTTCAAGCCACAACGACTCCAAGAACACGTGGAGCGACATGCCGCAAATTCCGCCGCTTAAATTCCACGGCGAACTCGCCTACCTCTGGGAACATGTACGCACAGGCGCACACACCGACATGGCCCTCGCCCAGCACAAAGTAGACAAATACGAAGAGCGCACTCCCGGCCACATCACCTTCGGTCTGTCAACTGAAATCCACTGGGAACTTGCACTCGCCCGCTACAGTCTCGTTTTCCGCGCCGACAACTTGCTAGACGCCGACGTTCGTAATCATCTTTCCCGCCTAAAATCAGTCATGCCCGAAAAGGGCCGCAATTTTAGCGCACTCGCAAAAATCGAATGGTAA
- a CDS encoding DUF2946 family protein: protein MKFLKTIIVAFVVAGLLSIAQHHHDDFDEHDDCPVCALVQNGLDVASGTADVAVILVVIGELVSEIRIFRTNPRFHFSRPRAPPALSA from the coding sequence GTGAAGTTCTTGAAGACCATAATCGTCGCTTTCGTGGTAGCGGGCCTACTCTCTATTGCCCAGCACCATCACGATGACTTTGACGAGCATGACGATTGCCCAGTCTGTGCGCTGGTGCAGAATGGTCTTGACGTTGCAAGCGGCACCGCGGATGTCGCTGTAATTTTGGTGGTTATCGGCGAACTGGTAAGTGAAATTCGCATTTTTAGAACAAACCCGCGTTTTCATTTTTCGAGGCCACGCGCCCCTCCCGCCCTCTCCGCATAA
- a CDS encoding metal ABC transporter permease, which translates to MPELIEKLSFYLDFPFVRYAIIVGVLVSLCSSLLGVTLVLKRYSYIGDGLSHVAFGALSIAAVLKITNNMLLILPVTVAVAVLLLCTGKNARIKGDAAIAMVSVGALAIGYLLMNIFSTSANISGDVCTTLFGSTSILTLRVEEVYLCAALSIAVLAVFILFYHKIFAITFDENFAQATGVNTTIFNLLIAVIVAVIIVLAMNLVGALLVSALVVLPSLSAMRVFKSFFAVTVASAIISVVCSLIGIVVAILAGTPVGSTIVAADIVAFGLFYSISLIQGRGA; encoded by the coding sequence ATGCCGGAACTTATAGAAAAACTTTCGTTCTACTTGGATTTCCCTTTCGTTCGCTACGCGATTATCGTGGGCGTTCTCGTATCGCTCTGTTCGTCGCTCCTGGGCGTGACCTTGGTGCTCAAGCGTTACTCCTACATCGGTGACGGCCTTTCGCATGTCGCCTTCGGAGCGCTCTCTATTGCAGCGGTACTCAAGATTACGAACAACATGCTGCTCATCTTGCCGGTGACGGTCGCGGTGGCAGTACTCTTGTTGTGTACAGGGAAAAATGCCCGCATCAAGGGAGATGCCGCCATTGCCATGGTTTCGGTCGGAGCCCTTGCCATCGGTTATCTATTGATGAACATTTTCTCGACTTCGGCGAATATTTCAGGTGACGTTTGCACGACGCTTTTCGGCTCTACTTCTATTTTGACACTCCGGGTAGAAGAAGTCTACCTGTGCGCCGCACTCTCGATTGCAGTCCTCGCCGTATTCATTCTTTTCTACCACAAGATTTTCGCCATCACCTTCGACGAAAATTTCGCGCAGGCGACCGGCGTCAACACGACGATTTTCAATTTGCTGATCGCTGTCATCGTGGCCGTCATCATCGTTCTTGCCATGAACCTGGTGGGCGCCCTCCTGGTGTCGGCCCTAGTGGTGCTCCCGTCGCTTTCGGCCATGCGCGTTTTCAAGAGTTTCTTCGCGGTAACGGTTGCATCGGCCATCATCTCGGTCGTGTGCTCGCTTATCGGAATCGTCGTCGCGATTCTTGCGGGGACTCCCGTAGGTTCTACCATTGTGGCGGCAGACATTGTGGCTTTTGGTCTCTTCTATTCGATCAGCCTGATTCAAGGCAGAGGTGCTTAA